The following are encoded in a window of Phaseolus vulgaris cultivar G19833 chromosome 3, P. vulgaris v2.0, whole genome shotgun sequence genomic DNA:
- the LOC137805687 gene encoding uncharacterized protein: MDIRQNRSWMYDRFMSDRRGYKDAFLKGVDEFVSYACAETNLSNGKIRCPCSKCKNLRFFHFEEVKVHLYKKGFIPEYWYWTCHGESDPNICIDTSLEILSTQEGYLNRFESMVYDVAGLEYEIDHDQEMDDSPSMNETPNIEAQRFYKLLDAAQKPLWPGCNNHTELSFAVRFLTIKSEGNMSQRSCDQTLALMKETHPIGNLIPKDFYRAKKLVSKLGLTAKKIDCCVDGCMLFYTDEEMKLRECRFCHKPRFQIRGVGRDKYKEVPVKRMHYLPLIPRLKRLYASMSSAPHMRWHHENRREPGVLCHPSDGEAWKHFDKMYPEFASEPRNVRLALCSDGFSPFNNSNPPYSCWPVIITPYNLPPELCMTTPFMFLTLIIPGPHSPKGKIDVYLQPLIDELKQLWNGVLTYDISRKQNFMMKATLMWTINDFPAYGMLSGWSTSGRLACPYCMNQSKAFRLKRGGKISWFDSHRQFLPMDHSFRRNKDAFYKNQIEKSQPPKFLTGNELWEQVCFLPKTTEVSPCICDEHGRSHNWTKQSIFWELPYWKTNLIRHNLDVMHVEKNVFDNVFNTVMDIKNKTKDNVKARMDLKEYCKRRELELQVQSSGKVLKPKAKFVLSNEQKNIVYKWISELKMPDGYASNLRRCVNLNQRKLFGMKSHDCHVLMEMLLPIAFRALPHQVWNPIAELSKFFKDLCSTILRVDDLLLMEKNIIITTCKLEQIFPPGFFNSMEHLPIHLPYEARVGGPVQYRWMYPFER; the protein is encoded by the coding sequence ATGGATATTCGTCAAAATCGAAGTTGGATGTATGATAGATTTATGTCTGATAGAAGGGGATATAAAGATGCATTTTTAAAAGGAGTAGATGAATTTGTGTCCTATGCATGTGCAGAAACAAATTTGTCAAATGGAAAAATAAGATGTCCTTGTTCTAAGTGCAAAAATCTAAGGTTCTTCCATTTTGAAGAAGTTAAAGTTCATCTTTATAAGAAAGGATTCATTCCTGAATATTGGTATTGGACATGTCATGGAGAAAGTGACCCAAACATATGCATAGATACTAGTCTTGAGATTTTGAGTACACAAGAAGGATACCTCAATAGATTTGAGAGCATGGTTTATGATGTTGCTGGTCTAGAGTATGAAATAGATCATGATCAAGAAATGGATGACTCTCCAAGTATGAATGAGACTCCAAACATAGAAGCCCAAAGGTTTTACAAACTATTAGATGCAGCCCAAAAACCATTATGGCCCGGATGTAATAATCACACCGAATTATCTTTTGCTGTTAGATTTTTGACAATTAAATCAGAGGGGAACATGTCTCAAAGATCTTGTGATCAAACATTAGCCCTTATGAAAGAGACACATCCTATTGGTAATCTTATTCCTAAAGATTTCTATAGGGCCAAAAAGTTAGTCTCAAAACTTGGTTTAACtgcaaaaaaaattgattgttgTGTTGATGGTTGTATGTTATTTTACACTGATGAAGAAATGAAGTTAAGAGAATGTAGATTTTGTCACAAACCACGTTTTCAGATACGAGGTGTTGGTAGAGATAAATACAAAGAGGTTCCTGTTAAAAGAATGCATTATTTACCTCTCATTCCTAGGCTTAAGAGATTATATGCCTCCATGAGTTCTGCTCCACATATGAGGTGGCATCATGAAAATAGACGAGAACCTGGGGTGTTGTGTCATCCATCTGATGGTGAAGCTTGGAAACATTTTGATAAAATGTATCCTGAATTTGCATCTGAACCAAGAAATGTAAGGTTAGCTTTATGTTCTGATGGTTTTTCACCTTTTAATAATTCGAATCCACCTTATTCTTGTTGGCCGGTAATTATCACCCCTTACAATCTTCCTCCAGAATTATGCATGACTACTCCTTTTATGTTTTTGACATTAATTATCCCTGGGCCACATAGTCCAAAAGGTAAAATTGATGTGTATTTGCAACCATTGATTGATGAGTTAAAACAATTATGGAATGGAGTGTTGACATATGATATTTCAAGAAAGCAAAATTTTATGATGAAAGCTACATTAATGTGGACTATTAATGATTTTCCTGCATATGGAATGTTGTCGGGTTGGAGTACATCAGGGAGATTAGCATGTCCATACTGTATGAACCAATCAAAAGCTTTTAGATTGAAAAGAGGTGGGAAAATTTCTTGGTTTGATTCTCATCGTCAATTTTTGCCTATGGATCATTCATTCAGAAGAAATAAGGATgcattttataaaaatcaaattgaaaAGTCTCAACCTCCAAAATTTTTGACTGGGAATGAATTGTGGGAACAAGTTTGTTTTCTCCCAAAAACAACTGAAGTTAGTCCTTGTATTTGTGATGAACATGGTCGGTCTCATAATTGGACAAAACAAAGCATCTTTTGGGAGTTGCCTTATTGGAAAACCAATTTGATAAGACATAATCTTGATGTAATGCATGTAGAGAAAAATGTGTTTGATAATGTCTTCAACACAGTGAtggatataaaaaataagaccAAAGATAATGTTAAGGCGAGAATGGACTTGAAGGAGTATTGTAAGCGAAGAGAACTAGAACTACAAGTTCAATCTAGTGGAAAAGTCTTAAAGCCTAAAGCAAAGTTTGTTTTGTCCAATgaacaaaaaaatattgtttacaaATGGATTAGTGAGTTGAAAATGCCAGATGGGTATGCCTCAAATTTGCGTAGATGTGTAAACCTAAATCAGAGGAAGTTGTTTGGAATGAAAAGTCATGATTGTCATGTGTTAATGGAGATGTTATTACCTATTGCTTTTCGTGCACTTCCCCATCAGGTGTGGAATCCTATAGCTGAATTAAGTAAGTTTTTTAAGGATTTGTGCTCAACAATTTTGAGAGTGGATGATTTGTTATTAATGGAAAAAAACATCATCATTACGACATGTAAGTTGGAACAAATATTTCCTCCTGGATTTTTCAATTCCATGGAGCATCTACCTATTCATCTACCTTATGAAGCTAGAGTAGGAGGTCCTGTTCAATACCGCTGGATGTATCCATTTGAGAGGTAA